The genomic DNA TTGAAGAAACTTCTAAAGAGCGAAAAGAAAGGAGCCATTCGGGAATTGCGTAAAGATAGTCAATTTATGTCTGGACTGAAGGAGTCTGCAAGGTTAATGCAGGAAGAAGAGAGAGCAGAGAGATACCGAAAGAGCATGGCTTTCCTCCAAGAACAGGAACATGCTTTCAAGTCTGGACAACTGGGAAAAGGCAAAGGCAGTAAAGGTAAAGGCAGTAAGAGGAAGAGATGAAACAACAGTTGATGCCGTATACCTTCGCATACACGATAATCACAAAGAATTCTATAGTCTCATGCAATTCCTGtatgttttctttttctgttCCTCATGTatcgttgtgttttttttttctgtaagGCAGGGTTTTCGCCTGTGAATTTAATGTTATCTCAAATGGTAGAGCTTATTTAGCGGCTGAAAGTGATTTCTGTTCATTATCATCAAGAACTTAACCACAATGTAATCATTGCAAAATTTATCTAAAGCCTGCAATCATCCTCACTCTTGTAGCTCAAACATGTTGAATCACAAATTTACACCTCAATGTTCATCACAAATCACTCCGTATCTTCTTTTTTACATTGTATCATATCATGCTATGATTCTATGTCCTATGCAATTAGAAACAATGCCTAACTTGCAGTTTATCATCAGTTTACACCCAATTCATGTATATCGAACTTTGCAAGCCACAAAATCACGAAGCAGATGCGGGGAACTAAATTGCTGCTGCCGATCTCTGATGCTCGAGTAATCGTATTGCGTTGTGTTAGCAACGCCGGCGATTGGAGCAGCTACATTACAAATATCCTGGCCTTGCGCTCCGACGAAGCTTGGATGGTTGTTGCAGTTCTGTAGTCCCAGTGTCAAAGACACCTGGTTGCCGGTGTCGTAGCTACTCAATTCCTCCATCTGGTAGGCCACAAACCTGCCACTCGCATCGTCATTGTGGAGAAGCGCATCTCTTAGAAAGCTAGAGTCATCTCTCATTGTCTCGGTCTTGAGGTTCACACAATTGTTTTCAGCAGCAGCCTCAGGTTGATAAGCTGGACCAGCCTTTGTTGCGTCGATTGTCGAGTTCATATTGGAAGTCGATGAGTTCGTTAAACCGTTGTTTTGTAAATCTCGGTGCGGGTTTTCTGAGGATTGAACATCATCCTGACCTTTGTGCAGGTTTTCTGAGGAAGAGTTTGAGTTGATCTCGGTGTCGCCAATCTCCTCCTTGTACATGCCCTCAACCATTGGCTTCCAAAGgcggacgcgcgcatttatgaaCCAATTGGAAATCTATCAAGATAATCTCATACTGAGGAAACTGAATTCGATGAAACAGTAGCTTGGATCCCAAAAGAAGCATACCTGACCCCTTGACAAACCTGTTTGCCGCGCAAGCATTAGCTTTTCGGTATTGCTGGGGTAACTGAAAGAAATCATGtaaacaaaaaatttaaaattaaaaccgaGCTAAGATGGCGAATACACGATAATACATGAACATAATAAGTAGCCCGGATTTACGGGTGAAGGAAATGCTCGAAAAGCCAAGCACGGAGTATCGAAACTGAAGAATCAGGCAACCCTCTTTGTGTCCTCCAAGGATGCTGTTGCATCAAACCAAACTGCTGCAAGGCCTTCTGTTGCCTTAATTGCTGATCGATGTACTGTAGGCGAGACATTCCACTGCTCTTGCCGCCTGAATTGTCTTGCTCCCCGAGACTTCTCTTAGCCATTTGAATCTGACTACTGATTGCATCCCTCAGACATCGAAAATGACTAGAAATAGTCTGAAGGGCAACTGTGGTGTAAGGTTTTGCAGCACCAGGACCGGCTAATACGTCGAAGGATGACACGACCGTCTGCATCTGGTTGAAATACTCCTTATATCGTGTATCGACCTATAACCAAAGAATAGATAAGCTCCGAACAATGGCATCTTATATCAATCTTAATTGATTACACAATTGAGCTTAAACATCCATTATGTTTCATATGGAACTAAGAACAACTCAATTGTTTAGTAATTTGGGTGTAGCTAAGTATTCGATATCATCTATCTGATGAATGTGTACCTATGAATCATATACCATATGTGCTTAGAGTTATCCTTCAATTTTTGTTGAGGAACATACAACAAACATTTCCTCTCCATATTCCTCGAATTAACGATCATATTATTGTTCTATTGAATGTTTATAGTCCTACCTTTGTGTAGTATGCATCAAATCTATAGCTTTCTGAAACAAAATTTAGACTAACTAATGTAAAGATGTATCAATTAGATGTGATAATGAATTTTTAGTCCAATTTAGTATAGTAGTACTTGCAATCTATTTCAAAGTACAATTTTCAAATAGGATACACACCTCATGCAATATTGATAATAACCTGGTCACTTTGTTCTGAAGATCCTGCCTCTCGGAGGGTGAGAGTTCAGTAGATGAATCGACGACGGCTGAATCTGAAGGATCCGACGACATTCCTTTGTCTTTTGATCCTGCATTGAATTCCTTACTCCCAATTGTTCTAGTTTGAAGGCTTTGACTCTTCTCTGATTTTGGCTTCATAGTCCTCTGGGCACTAACGACTTCTTGGAGCAATTCTTGTGCTACATTCCGATACTTAGAAGTTGCTATTACGCAACCGAGATTCGGAGGATTGTACTTGGAGCTAGTAGCATTTAAAGTTTCATTTTGATAGTTTTCATCCCTGCAAGGCCCATCATTGCCCGAAGTTCTTCGATGAGGCTCTAAGCAAGAGCTACTTGAACAAGTAGGGTCATAGTgatgaaggagaggaagaagcggAAATCGCGTGCCAAGGCTAAGTGACAATCCTTGACTCGATACGGTTGCAACATCTGGTTGCTGCAAGGACAAGTTCTGCCCAATTATCATGTCTAACTGTCGACTATGGAGAAAATCCTCCTCACCATCTGTTTGCACAAACAATTCTTGACATTTTCCATCCTTACAAGGATTATGCTCATGCTTACTAACATGGAAGGAGATCATATTAGTATTCCCCATAGTAGAGCCCTGTGGTATAGGAAGCTCGACGGTGTTAACATGCGGTTTGATGTTTCCGACCGCAAATGCATCTGAATTTGCACCAGAAGAAGCATAGCCATCGTAGATCAGGTTAGCAAGTGCCGATGTTTCAGAGTACCGAGAGTTTTCAAGCTCCCTTACATAAAGATTTGGCAAGTTGTCCATTTTCTATAGTGAGTTCTGTTTGTTCGATTTCAATCAAGTGAAAACCTTCTGAAACAGAGGGCTTCTAGGCTATTGAGAGCACTTGGGCACAATGGTAGCCTTCATATTCACACAAGttcaactgaaaaaaaaaaatagcagacAAAATTATAGCCTCAAAGGCAAGCAACCTGATCATTGTCACCTAACAAGCTAGAGCCACAAACTAAGAACAATTGGTCCTTTCGAAGATTAAAACTTTAGGTTTAGTTCACAGAATCTTGAAGTTGCTTCAAGGGATTACCATGTTTTAGATGTGGAAATCTggataaaaacatttaaaaaaatagaaacccCTTTGAAGCTCTTCACTATTGAAACAATCATCTTCTCACAAAATCCCAACAGATTGATATAGAAAAGAATATTATTAAGATAAAGCAACCACAATCTCTTACTTTTGCAAATTCCTTGTTCCCTTCAActctaactccaatgttcttctgGAAATCATAATACTCGTTTACATCCAATCCCTTTTAAGTAAGTTTCCAGAGATTGTAAAAAAAAGGTTTCCTGACAGAAAACTAAGTCCCAAAATCATATAGAATAGAGCAGAAAGTCAAACACTGATAAAGAGATGTCATAGAAGAGCAAATAAAAACTGATGAGAAAAAGACATCCTTGAACAAATATCAAGGGATGAACAATAAATATACACAAgatatgattttatatatatatagatatcttTGTCAAGGTCAGAACAAGATGTTGCTTGGTCAgattaaagaagaaagaaagaaatagaaaaataataagaagaagaagaacaaaaagaagaggtgaagaaAACAGAGAGCTTGTGAGTTTGCCTTTGAACCTACCACTTAGGGAACAAGAAAGAGGCTTCAATTGAATGCCTAaactttattttcctcttccacTTTTCTGCTGCTTGTTCTATCAAGTCAGACAAcagaagcagcagcagcagaagaagaaggagaagaagaagataaaaccATCCCTCTCTCCTGAGTGAGTTTAAAGGCATCACCTTTCGCCTCAAGAAGCTGTGGATTCTTCACTGTGCCTCGATCACTGCTGCAGTTCGCCTATGCCATTGCTAACCACCAGTTGGTCGACCTAATGCTTTGTCTTCTCCTCCCTGCTCAGCGTCCATGGCCCGCTAATGGCTGGCCTAAGCGTAGGAGATAACACAGTCGTTTGACATTTGCAGCACGCCAtggaaattaaaaaagaaaactgGACAATTTCTCAATaatcttttaatatttttattctatTACTTAAATCCTTTCTCTCTTTGATTTTGCTTAAAGATAATTAAGCTATTAATTAGAGTGTTGGGTTGTACAATATCTTATTAAATGCTTGCTAATCATGGTGATTAGACAAGTGTAAGCATTGCTGTCGCCATAGAATTTGATTACTCTTTCTTGTCAGTGAGTTTTTACATATAATATTTATACTCATGATCTCAAATATTAATATACACACAAAAGAATTGAAAgccaacttgaaaaaaaaaattgaaaagattTAATTAGATTAATCGAATTATAATGGTAGAAATAATTGATAAAGTCGCCGGCTTTCGGAAGGCAAATCAATGtgcaatttttttatttattaaatttccacCTTAATTTTTAACAGGCCTTCTGACTACGGCAAGTTctttattaattgatt from Zingiber officinale cultivar Zhangliang chromosome 4A, Zo_v1.1, whole genome shotgun sequence includes the following:
- the LOC121972026 gene encoding BEL1-like homeodomain protein 7 produces the protein MDNLPNLYVRELENSRYSETSALANLIYDGYASSGANSDAFAVGNIKPHVNTVELPIPQGSTMGNTNMISFHVSKHEHNPCKDGKCQELFVQTDGEEDFLHSRQLDMIIGQNLSLQQPDVATVSSQGLSLSLGTRFPLLPLLHHYDPTCSSSSCLEPHRRTSGNDGPCRDENYQNETLNATSSKYNPPNLGCVIATSKYRNVAQELLQEVVSAQRTMKPKSEKSQSLQTRTIGSKEFNAGSKDKGMSSDPSDSAVVDSSTELSPSERQDLQNKVTRLLSILHEVDTRYKEYFNQMQTVVSSFDVLAGPGAAKPYTTVALQTISSHFRCLRDAISSQIQMAKRSLGEQDNSGGKSSGMSRLQYIDQQLRQQKALQQFGLMQQHPWRTQRGLPDSSVSILRAWLFEHFLHPYPSNTEKLMLARQTGLSRGQISNWFINARVRLWKPMVEGMYKEEIGDTEINSNSSSENLHKGQDDVQSSENPHRDLQNNGLTNSSTSNMNSTIDATKAGPAYQPEAAAENNCVNLKTETMRDDSSFLRDALLHNDDASGRFVAYQMEELSSYDTGNQVSLTLGLQNCNNHPSFVGAQGQDICNVAAPIAGVANTTQYDYSSIRDRQQQFSSPHLLRDFVACKVRYT